In Bacillota bacterium, the DNA window CGTCGAGGAATGTCGTGATCGAGACCAAACCTATGCTGCTCCTCTAAGGGTAAGGGCTCGCCTGATTAACAAGGAAACAGGTGAGGTCAAGGAACAGGAAGTCTTTATGGGAGACTTCCCCCTAATGGCTGAAAGCGGAACTTTTATCATTAACGGGGCAGAGCGGGTTATTGTCAGTCAGTTGGTTCGGTCTCCCGGAGTTTACTTTAGCTTTGAAGTAGACAAAACCGGTAAGAAGTTGTACCGGGCCGGGATCATTCCTAATCGAGGTGCTTGGTTGGAGTTTGAGGCCGATGCCAACGATGTGCTCCACGTTCGTATAGACCGAACCCGTAAGCTTCCGGCAACGGTACTCCTTCGCGCTTTGGGATACAGTAGTAACACCCAGATCCTGGAGATGTTCGATGACTTAGCGCCGATTAAGAACACCTTAGAGAAGGATAACACCACAACGGAAGCTGAGGCCCTAATCGAAATTTACAAGCGTCTCCGTCCCGGTGAGCCACCGACGGAGGAAAATGCGCGCAGTTTGGTGGAGTCGATGCTCTTTGAGCCCCGACGCTATGACCTGGCGCCAGTTGGTCGGTATAAGCTGAACAAGAAGCTGCGGATTACTGAGCGCTTGGTGGGGCAGACCACTGTTGAGCCTGTGGTTGATCCCAATACCGGAGAGCTGGTTTTAGAGGCTGACCAGTACATCGATCGCAGAACGGCAGAGAAAATCGCTGACCTCAAGATTACCGAGGTATTGGTATACGGTGCCGGCGATCAGCCTGTTCGGATCATGGGTAACGGAATCTATGACGAAGAGCCCTTGCACATCACTCCGCAGGATATAGTTTGTACCGTCAATTACATGGTTAATCTCATGTACGGGATTGGCGATATCGATGATATCGACCATTTGGGTAACCGGCGGTTGAAATCCGTCGGTGAGTTGCTCCAAAACCAGTTCCGGATTGGCTTGTCCAGGATGGAGCGGGTTGTGCGGGAACGGATGACGATTCAAGATGTGGACATCATCACTCCTCAGGCCTTGATCAATATTCGGCCTGTGGTGGCTGCCATTAAAGAGTTTTTCGGCAGCAGCCAGTTGTCCCAATTTATGGATCAAACTAATCCTTTGGCGGAGATTACCCATAAGCGTCGACTCAGTGCCTTGGGACCCGGTGGTCTCAGTCGAGATCGGGCTGGCTTTGAGGTGCGGGACGTTCACCACTCCCACTATGGTCGGATGTGTCCCATTGAAACTCCCGAGGGGCCGAATATTGGACTCATCGGTTCTTTGTGTACCTTCGCCCGGATGAATAAGTATGGGTTCCTGGAGACGCCCTATCGTCGAGTGGAAAATGGTCGAGTTACCGAGGAGATTGTGTATCTAACCGCCGATGAAGAGGACAACTACGTTGTTGCTCAGGCCAATGAGCCCTTTGACGAAGAGGGTAGGTTTACCAACGATCGCGTTAGTGTGCGCTATAAGGATCAAATTCTGTTGACTCGTCCAGACCAGGTAGACTTCATGGACGTTTCGCCGAAGCAGGTGGTAAGTATCGCCACAGCGATGATTCCCTTTCTGGAGCACGATGACGCCAGCCGTGCCTTGATGGGTTCCAACATGCAGCGGCAAGCTGTGCCCCTGTTGCGGACCGAGGCTCCTGTGGTAGGTACTGGAATGGAAGCCAAGGTAGCCAGGGACTCCGGCGTTGTGGTTTTGGCACGTCGCTCCGGTTATGTCACCTACGCGAGTGCCACGGAGATTGTGGTGCAGGCTGATGATGGTACCTTTGATCGCTACCGACTTCTCAAGTACCAGCGTTCCAACCAAGGTACCTGTATGAACCAGAAGACCTTGGTACGCAAGGGGATGCGGGTCGAGGCCGGGGATGTGTTGGCCGATGGGCCCAGTACTGACAATGGTGAGCTGAGTTTGGGCCGCAACGTCCTGGTGGCCTTTATGGCTTGGGAAGGCTATAACTACGAAGACGCCATCTTGTTGAGCGAGAAACTAGTTACGGAAGACGTCTTTACCTCGATTCATATTGAAGAATATGAAGCCCAGGCGCGAGATACCAAGCTGGGTTCCGAGGAGATCACCCGGGACATTCCCAACGTGGGAGAAGATGGACTCAAGGACCTCGACGAGAGAGGAATTATTCGCATT includes these proteins:
- the rpoB gene encoding DNA-directed RNA polymerase subunit beta, which translates into the protein MASAVQIGKRERYSFGKIEEVMEMPDLIEIQRKSYEEFLETGLLEVFRDVSPIQDFTGNLVLEFVDFSLGEPKYTVEECRDRDQTYAAPLRVRARLINKETGEVKEQEVFMGDFPLMAESGTFIINGAERVIVSQLVRSPGVYFSFEVDKTGKKLYRAGIIPNRGAWLEFEADANDVLHVRIDRTRKLPATVLLRALGYSSNTQILEMFDDLAPIKNTLEKDNTTTEAEALIEIYKRLRPGEPPTEENARSLVESMLFEPRRYDLAPVGRYKLNKKLRITERLVGQTTVEPVVDPNTGELVLEADQYIDRRTAEKIADLKITEVLVYGAGDQPVRIMGNGIYDEEPLHITPQDIVCTVNYMVNLMYGIGDIDDIDHLGNRRLKSVGELLQNQFRIGLSRMERVVRERMTIQDVDIITPQALINIRPVVAAIKEFFGSSQLSQFMDQTNPLAEITHKRRLSALGPGGLSRDRAGFEVRDVHHSHYGRMCPIETPEGPNIGLIGSLCTFARMNKYGFLETPYRRVENGRVTEEIVYLTADEEDNYVVAQANEPFDEEGRFTNDRVSVRYKDQILLTRPDQVDFMDVSPKQVVSIATAMIPFLEHDDASRALMGSNMQRQAVPLLRTEAPVVGTGMEAKVARDSGVVVLARRSGYVTYASATEIVVQADDGTFDRYRLLKYQRSNQGTCMNQKTLVRKGMRVEAGDVLADGPSTDNGELSLGRNVLVAFMAWEGYNYEDAILLSEKLVTEDVFTSIHIEEYEAQARDTKLGSEEITRDIPNVGEDGLKDLDERGIIRIGAEVGPGDILVGKVTPKGETELTAEERLLRAIFGEKAREVRDTSLRAPHGEGGVVVDVKVFSRENGDELNPGVNQLVRVYVAQKRKISEGDKMAGRHGNKGVVARILPEEDMPFLPDGTPVEIVLNPLGVPSRMNIGQVLETHLGWAASALGMHVATPVFDGATEDEIFDWLEKAGLPTTGKTVLYDGRTGEKFENDVTVGYIYMMKLAHLVDDKIHARSTGPYSLVTQQPLGGKAQFGGQRFGEMEVWALEAYGAAYTLQELLTVKSDDVVGRVKTYEAIVKGENVPEPGVPESFKVLIKELQSLALNVRVLGDDEQEVEIRDDEEDISEMARELGIDIRTDHERSKEERKPKDQSDDDESDSDDDSEDQDDADYEEAADLPDFDVEENDGSDEDQDEDER